The DNA window GCGAAGAAGCAAGCATACCCATGTCTGCACATGCCCACACGCTTCACATGAGCGTGTGCCCTGCTGCACGCACACCCCTGTCAAGTGAGAAAAACCAGGGGGCACCTTCTTTCCCCGGAGTTGTGGCAACCCTGCGCGCgcaagtaaaaatatatagctgCGCAGTGGGACGCACTTTTTCTCGCGAGCCTCATCGTTTTCGCGTTGATCTGCCCAGTTACCTGGCCACTTGCTTGCGCGTTGATCTGCCCAGTTACCTGGCCACTTGTTTGCGCGTTGATCTGCCCAATTACCTGGCCACTTGTTTGCGCGTTGATCTGCACGTTCGTGTTAGTTTACTTGTCAATTGTTAATCTTTGTCAACGCGGGTCAACGTCTGTCAATGTCGGTCAACGCGGGTCAACGTCTGTCAACGTTTGTCAACTCATTCCAACGCCTGTCAACTCGTTCCAACGCCTGTCAACGCCTGTCAGCACGCTTATCACCGCGGTGACGACTCCGAGAAGTCCCCAAGATGAACGAAGTGCGAAGTGTTAAAAGGGAAGGCCAACGGAAGTGTGTGGGACCTGTCGCGTCGTACCCAGAGCACGACAAGCACGACAAGCGTGACAAGCGCGAGAAAGGCGATGAAGGAGGGAGActcaaaagagaaaaaataaaaaacatttgcaaaaagatAAACCGCCTCAAAAGAACAGTGTGTAGCTCCACTGACTACTTTAAGTGTgttgaaattttatttcaaaggGCGGGATCGAAATGTGTTGTcccgaagaggaggaagaagcctGTCAAGCGTGGGGAAGGACCTATTTCTGCCCCCCCAGAGAggggcatattttttagggGCAAAATTAACCACCTCGAGTTCTTTGACACCCCGAAGTTGTGCGCCTTTTTTGAGAAGCACGCGGCGGAGGTGGTCCAGGGGGCGGCCCACGCGGAAGGTCACGCGGAAGGTCACGCGGAAGGATACGTAGAAGGTCACGCGGAAGGTCACGCAGAAGATCACGCGGAAGGACACGCAGAAGGACACGCAGAAGACCACATTGCAACCCACAAAGATACATCAACCAATGGCGACGAATTTGCTTGCCGCTTAAGAGAAGAACCCCTACCGCTAGAGAAGAACCGATTACCAAGCGGAGGGGGAGTGCCTTTCCAAGCGTTCCGACTCAGCGGGAAAGATGCAAATTGCTGTAACCACGAGTGGGACGAGGTCTTAAGTAATGGGAGCAACATGTGGACTGCCAATTATGCGCATGAGACCAAATGGGTGAATGCTGATCAACTTGCCGGACAGGGATTCACCAACGAGGGAAAGACAAATGGAGACAACGCCCCACAGGataacaaaaggaagaacaagcAAGTGGATGACTCAGGCGATTATTCTAGCTTTAATAAAAGGATGAAATTAGGAGAATGCGAAAGGGACGCGAACACAAATAGTGCTTCACCTGAGCAATTAGAAGTTGGTGTTGCTGAGTTCGCACCAGGGCAGCACGTCGAATGGGACGATTCACCGCGGGGCACGCGCATGAAGTGGGTTGTGCAGGATATACCCACTGCGCAAAAGGAGCGTCCTGTGCAAGATATTCCCACTGCGAAAAAGGAGCGTCCTGTGCAAGGTATTCCAACTGCGAAAAAGGAGCGTCCTGTGCAAG is part of the Plasmodium cynomolgi strain B DNA, chromosome 1, whole genome shotgun sequence genome and encodes:
- a CDS encoding hypothetical protein (putative), yielding MNEVRSVKREGQRKCVGPVASYPEHDKHDKRDKREKGDEGGRLKREKIKNICKKINRLKRTVCSSTDYFKCVEILFQRAGSKCVVPKRRKKPVKRGEGPISAPPERGIFFRGKINHLEFFDTPKLCAFFEKHAAEVVQGAAHAEGHAEGHAEGYVEGHAEGHAEDHAEGHAEGHAEDHIATHKDTSTNGDEFACRLREEPLPLEKNRLPSGGGVPFQAFRLSGKDANCCNHEWDEVLSNGSNMWTANYAHETKWVNADQLAGQGFTNEGKTNGDNAPQDNKRKNKQVDDSGDYSSFNKRMKLGECERDANTNSASPEQLEVGVAEFAPGQHVEWDDSPRGTRMKWVVQDIPTAQKERPVQDIPTAKKERPVQGIPTAKKERPVQGTPTAYISRMPPNASLQQRSTIKEERPARKKILMLKISNIVFNHGQGKKCHLRHGKGAVKKVSELNTSENPLEGRKSKQSDNGNTGYVMTLPTDEAQSGLSKYFFTDEDKLEEELQIKEDIKFVYNLFLILAVHMNSLFSMCTQLLRYDFSDLSCEKKELSSESKRLIKLISEYQKEESFAIRFAKCILRVCRGDTHIGKGPNKGASKRGSESGSQPASERASESTSERGSQPASERGPQPPRRGTIAHLGMTTLKKIIKTLLKWEGEDEKIQIVLTQNKGDNQPNKFKIEIMNHQMVKQNFDVRKLYFCKYNGELLTYLKRLSTMHCPSNWGSTEGKENDVQGIYIGMDEVEGGAANEGALNRVSLYERTQKGKKTHS